CTGCGCCGACAGGTCCAGGTGCACGCGGTTCTTGCCGGGCGTGACCGCGTCGACCTTCTGGAAGCCGACGCGCGCGACGCCCGTGACGTCGACCGCGACGACGAACCAGCCGTCCGCCTCGTCGCGCACCTCGCCGCCGAGCTGACGCGCCCACCAGGTCGCCAGCGCCACCGCGTCCGTCGTGTCGAACGTGACCATCTCCACCGTGAGTGCCATGCGCCCACCGTAGGGGCCGGCACCGACACGCAGGCGCAGGTCAGCGCGCCGAGGTCGGCGGGCCGATCGCCGGGTCGGGTCGGCGCGGGGTCACTGCGTGCCGTCGCCCCGCCTGGTCCGGGCGCGCACGTGCATGCGCTCGCCCTGCGGCCCGAACAGCGTCAGGAGCTCGGTCGGCCCCGGGCCGGGGTTGAGCAGCGCGTGCGGGGTGCGCGTGTCGAACTCCGCGACCTCGCCCTCGGCGAGGACCAGGTCACGGTCGCCCAGCAGCAGCCGCAGGCGGCCCGTCAGCACGTAGACCCACTCGTGCCCCTCGTGCACCTTGAGCCCGCCGTGCGGGGCGCTCTCGACCGGCAGGACCACCTTGTACGCCCGCATCCCGCCGGGCCGGCGGGTGAGCGGCACGTACGTGCGCCCACGCCGGTGGATCGGCGTGGCGTGCACGCGCGGGTCGCGGGACTCGGGCGCGCCGACGAGGTCGTCGAGCGCGACGCGGTGCAGGCGCGCGAGCGGGAGCAGCAGCTCGAGCGTCGGGCGGCGCTGGCCCGCCTCGAGGCGCGAGAGCGTGCTGACCGAGATCCCGGTCTCCTCCGCGACCGCCGCGAGCGTGAGGTCCCGGCGCTGGCGCAGCGCCCGCAGCCGAGGACCGACGCCGGCGAGCACGTCGTCCGTCATGGCCGCCATGTTGCCAGTCTGGCAACGATCCTTGCCAGACCGTCGCCCACGGGTGGACGGTTCCGGCAGACCGCAGCACCGGGAGGCAGGAGCCCACGATGACGAACGACACGACGAACGACACGACGGACGACACGACGGACGAGACGACCGACGAGTCGAGGGGACGGGCCGCGGCCGACCGGCCCTGGGACGTCGTCGTCGCCGGCGGCGGTCCGGCCGGTCTCGCGGCGGCGCTCGTGCTGTCCCGCGCCCGGCGGCGCGTGCTCGTCGTCGACGCGGGATCGCCGCGCAACGCCCCCGCCGCGCACGCCCACGGCTTCCTCACACGCGACGGCATCCCGCCGCGCGCGCTGCTCGCTCACGGCCGCGACGAGGTGCTCGGCTACGGCGGCGAGATCGTGCCCGGCCGCGTGACGGCCGTCGAGGGCGAGATCGGCGCGTTCACCGTGACGCTCGAGGACGGCACCCGGCACGCGGCGCGCGCGTTCGTGAGCGCCACCGGCGGGCGCGACACGCTGCCCGACGTGCCGGGCCTCGCGCAGCGGTGGGGTCGCGACGTGCTGCACTGCCCGTACTGCCACGGCTGGGAGGTCGGCGACGGGCGCGTCGTGGTGGCCGCCGCGGGCCCGCTCGGCGTGCACGCCGCCCTCCTGTGGCGCCAGTGGACGCCGCACGTCACGCTCCTGCGCCCCGACGCCGCACTGCCTGCCGACGAGGCCGCCCGGCTCGCCGCGCGCGGGGTGCGCGTCGCGCTCGGCCGGCCCGCCGAGCTCGTCGTGACCGACGACCGGCTGACCGCCGTGCGGTCCGACGCGGACGAGACGCTCGCCGCGGACGCGCTCGTGGTGCGCACCGTGCTCGAGGCCGACGTCGCCCACCTCGCGCCGCTGGGCCTGACGGCCGAGCCCGTGGAGAGTGCGGGGACGGTCGTCGCGCGCGCCGTGCCCACGGACGCCTGGGGCGGCACGGGCGTGCCCGGCGTGCGCGTCGCGGGCAACGTCTCGGACCCGGCCGCGACCGTGCTCGTGTCGGCCGCGCAGGGCGCCACGGTCGCCGGGATGCTCAACGCCGAGCTCGTCGAGCTCGACGCGCGCGAGGCCGTCGACGCGTGGCGGCGGCTGACGTCAGGCCCCGACGCGACCTCGGCGTGGTCGCTCGACGCGGACGACTGGGAGGAGCGCTACGGCACCGCGCACGTGTGGAGCGGTCGGCCCAACGCCGCGCTCGTCGAGCAGACCGCGCACCTGACGCCCGGCACCGCGCTGGACCTGGGCGCGGGCGAGGGTCGTGACGCGGTGTGGCTCGCGCAGCAGGGCTGGCGGGTCACCGCGGTGGACTTCGCCGCCACCGCGCTCGCACGCGGGGCGCACGCGGCGCAGGACGCCGGCGTCGACGTGCGCTGGGTGCAGGCGGACCTCGCCACGCTCGACGCGCGGGACCTCGACGGCGACGTGTCGTTCGACCTCGTGACCTCGCACTTCCTGCACCTCGCACCCCAGGCACGCCGCGGGCACGTGGCGCGCGCCGCGCGGCTCGTCGCGCCCGGCGGCACGCTCCTGCTCGTGCAGCACCACGCGCTCGACCTCGCCGCGCCGCTCGGACGGCCCGACGACCCGTCGATGTTCCCGGGCGCCGACGAGGTGCGCGACGAGCTGCTCGCGCTCGACGCGTCCTGGACGGTCGAGGTCGCGCTGGCCGTCCCGCGGCACGCGACGACGCACGACGGCGTCACGGTCACGGTGCACGACGCGGTGCTGCGAGCGCGACGCGCCTGACGGGTGGCCCGAGAGCCACGCGTCGCACCGTGACCGCACCGCTGACCGCGGCCAGCACGACGACGCCCGCACCGACCAGCGCGAGCCGACCCGCCCCGAGCCACAGCTCCGCGACGGTGAACGCGTGGTCCGACGGGACGGCCGCCCACACCGGCAGCAGCGCGCCGTACAGCAGCGACCCGAGCAGGGCACCCGCGAGCCCGTGCGACGCGGACTCGACGACGGTGAGGCCGAGCACCTCGCGCGGCGTCGCGCCGAGCAGGCGCAGCGTCGCGAGCCGCTCGTCGCGCCGCTCGGCGCCCGCACGGACCGCGGTGCCGCCCAGCATCACGAGCGAGACGGCGAGCAGGACCGTCGCGACGAGCGCGAGCCGCACGTCCGGGTCCGCCAGCCACAGCAGCCGCGCCGGACCGGTGGTCCCGGGCGCGGCGCGGCCCGCGGACGCGAGGCTCACGGCGACCACGCTCGCCGTCAGGGCCGTCGTGACCGCGAAGGCCGCGACCGCGACGGTCGTCGCCACCCGACCGTCGCGTCCCTCGGCGCGCCGCAGCCGCGGCGCGAGCGCGAGGACGGGGTTCATGCGGTGACCCGCGTGGCGCTCACGTCCGCCGGGGCGACCCGGCCGTCACGCACGTGGACGCGGCGGTCGCACCACCCGGCCACCCGCGCGTCCCGCGTCACGACGACGAGCGACGCGCCGGTCGCCCGCGTGGCGTCGACCAGGACGCGCGCCACGTCGCGGCTCGCCTCCTCGTCGAGCAGCCCCGCGGGCTCGTCGGCGAAGACCACGTCCGGCCGCGTCACGAGCGCCCGCGCGACCGCCGCACGCTGCACCTGCCCGGCGGACATCTCGCCTGGCCGGCACTCCAGCTCGCCGGCCAGGCCGAGACGCGCGAGCCACTGCGCCGCCAGCCCCTCCGCCTGGGCGCGTGGCTCCCCGTCGAGCATCGCCGCGAGCGCGACGTTCTCGAGCGCCGTCAGCTCGGACAGCAGCTGCCCGTGCTGGAACACGAACCCGAACCGCCCACGCCGCAGCAGCGCCCGCTCCCGCTCCGACATGCCCTCCACATGCCGGCCGCGCAGCGCCACCGTGCCCTCGTCGGGCGTCAGGATGCCCGCGAGCACGTGCAGCAGCGTGGACTTGCCCGAGCCCGAGGGCCCCATGACCGCGAGCGCCTCCTCCTCGCCGAGCTCCAGGTCGACGCCCGCGAGCGCGGTCGTCGCGCCGAAGCGCTTGACGAGGCCCCGAGCCACGAGACGCGGCTGCCCGGGCGTCGTGATCTCGAGGAGCGGGTGCGTGACGGTCGAGGTCATGCGCCCAGCCTGGTGCCGGGTCCGTCGACCGGTCGTCCCTCACGGGTCTCGTCGTCCCCGGGGCACGTGCGACCCTCGGCGGGCCACCCGGTCGGCGTTGTCATCCCCTCGGGGGATCTTTCGCGCTCAGACCTGCGGGCGGTCGACCGCTCCCCCGTACCGGCGGTCACGACGCGCGTACTCCTCGATCGCACGCCACAGGTGCCGCCGGTCGACGTCCGGCCACGGCTCGTCGAGGAACACCATCTCCGCGTACGCCGCCTGCCAGATGAGGAAGTTCGACGTGCGCTGCTCACCCGACGAGCGCACGAACAGGTCCACGTCCGGCAGGTCCGGCTCGTCGAGGTACCGCGCGAAGACCTTCTCGTTGACACGACTCGGGTTCACCCGGCCCGCCTGCACGTCGCGCGCGAGCGCCGCGGCCGCATCGGCGATCTCGGCACGACCGCCGTAGTTCACGCACATCGTCAGCGTGCACACGGTGTTGCCCACGGTCCGCCGCTCCGCCTCCTCGAGCTCCGCGATCACCGAGCGCCACAGCCGCGGGCGCCGGCCCGCCCACCGCACGCGCACACCCCACGACGCCATCTGGTCCCGCCGGCGCCGGATCACGTCACGGTTGAAGCCCATGAGGAACCGCACCTCGTCGGGCGAACGGTTCCAGTTCTCGGTCGAGAACGCGTACGCCGAGACGTACTCGACGCCGATCTCGATCGCCCCCGCGACCACGTCGAGCAGCGACGCCTCGCCCGCCTTGTGCCCCTCGATGCGGCTCAGGCCGCGGGCGTTGGCCCAGCGGCCGTTGCCGTCCATGACCACCGCGACGTGCCGGGGCACGAACTGACGCGGGATCGCCGGGGGCCGCGCACCCGAGGGGTGCGGGAACGGGGGCTGCACGCTCGTCGTCACGTCCGCCATTCTGCCGCCCGGACCGGCGCGCGCGGGACGCCGTGGGAGGGGCGGGACCGGTCGGCTAGACCCGCTCGACGTGCGGCAGGGAACGCAGGCGGCGCTCCAGGTGGAACTGGCTGAACGCCGCGACGAGGCCCGCCGCCTCACCCCGGTGCCGCTCCGCGCTCGCGTCGGCGACCACCCAGTCGCCCGAGATCAACGCCGCGAGCAGCGCGAACGTCTCCGGTGCCGGCGACGCGGACCCCGGCGGGCGGCAGCGCCCGCACACCGCCCCGCCCGACTGGACGCTGAACGCGTGGTGCGGCCCGGGCTCACCGCAGCGCGCGCAGTCCGCGAAGCTCGGCGCCCAACCCGCGACCGCGAGCGCACGCAGCAGGTACGAGTCGAGCACCAGCCCCGGGGTGTGCTCCCGGGTCGCGAGCGCCCGCACCGCACCCACGAGCAGCCAGTACTGCTGCAGTGCCGGCTCGTGCTCGGCCTCGACCAGCCGCTCGGCCGTCTCCAGCATCACCGTGCCGACCGTGTACAGCGCGTAGTCCTCGGCGATCGCCCGGCCGTACGGGCCGAGCGTCTCCGCCTGCGTCACGATGTCGAGGTTGCGGCCCGTCGAGAGCTGCAGGTCGACGTGCATGAACGGTTCGAGCCGCGAGCCGAACCGCGACGTCGTGCGGCGCACGCCCTTGCCGACCGCGCGCACCTTGCCGTGCCGGCGGGTCAGGAGCGTGACGATCCGGTCCGCCTCGCCCAGCTTGTGGGTGCGCAGCACGATCGCCTCGTCGCGGTAGAGGCTCACGGGGTCCATCCTCCCCCACGCCGCCCACGCAGGGTCGAGGTCAGCGCAGGTGGCGGTTGATCGCCGAGACGATCGCCTTGAGCGACGCCGTCGTGATCGACGGGTCGATGCCCACGCCCCACAGGATCTGGTCACCGATCGCCAGCTCGACGTACGCGGCCGCCGTCGCGTCGCCACCCGCGGACAGCGCGTGCTCCGCGTAGTCGAGCACCGCGACGTCGACACCGACCTCGTGCAGCGCGGCGACGAACGCCGCGACCGGGCCGTTGCCCGAGCCCTCGAGCGTGCGGACCTCACCCCGGTCGACCAGGTCGACCGAGAGCGTGTCCGGGCCGTCCTGCGCGCTCGTCGTGCGCGTGCCCTGCAGCGAGAACCGGCCCCACGGGACCAGGTCGCCGAACTCCTGCGCGGGCGTCGCGATCTTCGCCGCCTCCACGGGCAGGTACTCGTCGACGAAGATCCGCCACAGGTCGTCCGCGGTGACCTCGGTGCCGTGCTGGTCGGTGTGCCGCTGCACGACCTGCGAGAACTCGATCTGCAGGCGGCGCGGCAGGTCCAGGTCCTTCTCGGACTTCATCAGGTAGCTGATGCCGCCCTTCCCGGACTGCGAGTTGACGCGGATGATCGCCTCGTACGAGCGGCCCACGTCCTTCGGGTCGATCGGCAGGTACGGGACCGCCCACACCACGTCGTCGACGGTCCGGCCCAGCGCCGCGGCGCGGGCCTCGAGCGCGTCCAGGCCCTTCTTGATCGCGTCCTGGTGCGAGCCGGAGAACGCGGTGAACACCAGGTCGCCGCCGTACGGGTGGCGCTCGTTCACGGGCAGCTGGTTGCAGCGCTCGACCGTGCGCCGGATGCGGTCCATGTCGGAGAAGTCGATCTCCGGGTCCACGCCCTGGCTGAACAGGTTCATGCCGAGCGTCACCAGGCACACGTTGCCCGTGCGCTCGCCGTTGCCGAACAGGCAGCCCTCGATGCGGTCCGCGCCCGCCATGTAGCCCAGCTCCGCGGCCGCCACGGCCGTGCCGCGGTCGTTGTGCGGGTGCAGGCTCAGCACCACGGACTCGCGGAAGCGCAGGTTGCGGCTCATCCACTCGATCGAGTCGGCGTACACGTTGGGCGTCGCCATCTCGACCGTCGCCGGGAGGTTGATGATCACCGGCCGGTCCGGCGTCGGCTGCCACTCCTCCAGCACCGCGTTGCAGATCCGCACCGCGAACTCCAGCTCGGTGCCCGTGTAGGACTCCGGCGAGTACTCGTAGTAGACCTCGGTGTCCGGGACCAGCTCCTCGTACTTCTTGCAGAACCGGGCGCCCGAGACCGCGATGTCGACGATCCCGTCCTCGTCGGACCGGAACACCACGTCACGCTGCAGCGTGGACGTCGAGTTGTACAGGTGGACGATCGCCTGCTTCGCCCCCGCGATCGCCTCGTACGTGCGCTCGATCAGGTGCTCACGCGACTGCGTCAGCACCTGGATCACCACGTCGTCCGGGATCCGGTCCTCCTCGATGAGCATCCGGACGAAGTCGAAGTCCGTCTGCGACGCGGCCGGGAAGCCGACCTCGATCTCCTTGAACCCCATGTCGACCAGCAGCTCGAACATCTCGAGCTTGCGCGCGGGGTTCATGGGCTCGATCAGCGCCTGGTTGCCGTCGCGCAGGTCCACCGCGCACCAGCGCGGAGCCTTCGTGATGCGCGTGTCGGGCCACGTGCGGTCCGGCAGGTCCACGCGGATCTGCTCGTGGAACGGGCGGTACTTGTGGATCGGCATGCCCGACGGCTGCTGCGGGCTGGTCTGCTGGTAGCTCGCGCCGGTGGGGGTGACGCTCATGAGGGGTCCTGCTTCCTTCGGTGGTTCGACTCGGCGAGTGGTCAGCCGGCGCATCACGACACCGCGGCAGGGATCCGGCCTAGAAGGCCCCGCCGCGGCACCGAAGGAGGAAGCTCACGCCTGTCGTGCTCAGCACGTCGGTCACCTTACTCCCCCGCCCGGCGGGGTCCGCAAACCCGTCCCCACCGTCGTGGACACCCCGTTCCGCCCGCGGCCCGCGCTCAGGGGCCCAGCAGGACGATCCCGTCGGCCGTCCGCCCGACGAGCAGACCACCCACCGCGGCGAGCTGCGTCACCTGCCGCGGCAGCTCCACCTGCCACCGCTGCGCACCGTCGCGCAGCCCACGCGCCATCAGCGTCGTGACGCCGTCGTCGCGCGACGCGGTCAGCACGAGCGAGCCGTCCGTCAACGGCGGCCAGTCCGGCGCGTCCGACGGGTCCGACCACAGCGGCGTCCCCGTGCGCACGTCGTACGCCGCGTACCGGCCGCCGTCGGAGGTGAGCAGGGTCTCGTCGACGACGGCACGCGGGGTCGCGCGCAGGCCGAGCGACCACAGCTCGTCGCCCGTCTCCGCCTCGAGCCCGCGCACGGCCAGGCCCGTCGACACCACGATGACGTCCAGGGCCGAGTCGTCGTCCACGTCGAGGCGCGACGGCACGGCGGGCAGGGGCGGCCCCTCGCCGCCGTCGCGGTCGTACAGCCGCCCCGCGCCCGCCGGCGTCCAGGCCGCGTAGCCCTCACGGAACGGCGTGAGCGCGAGCGCCTTCCCGCGCGCGTCGTCGCGCAGCAGGGTCCCGTCGTCGAGCCGGAGCACCGCGATCTGCGCCCCGCGCACCACCGCGACCTGGTCGGTGAGCTCCATCGCCGAGCGTTCGATCGCGAGCGCGCTCGAGAACCGCTCCCGCGACACGTACGACCACCGCACCTCGCCCGTGCGGGCGTCGCGCCGCTCCACGGCGGTGCGCCCGTCCGGCTCGGTGACCGCCACGACGACGTCGTCGCCGACCCTCCCGAAGCCCGTGAGCGTCCCGACGCGCGTCCACGACCCACGGTCCTGCCCCGTCGCGGCGTCGAACGCGACGATCCGCAGGCCCGCGGTGACCTGCTCGCCCGCGACGTAGACCGGCTCGATGAGGCCCGTCATGCACACGACGAGCGAGTTCACCCTGCCGTCGCGCCAGCTCGGGCACTGCACGGGCACGTCCTGGGCGCCCGCCTGCGCGGGCGTCACGCGCGCCGTCCAGCGCTGCGCGCCGGTGCCGGCCTCGTAGCCCGTGACGTGCCGCCCGGCGGAGTCCTGCGTCACGACGACGACCGTGTCGTCCGCGACGAGCACCGTGCCGTCGCCGGGCTTCGCGGGTGCCCGCCACCGCACGTGCACCGGACCGTCCACCGGGGTGAGGAGCCCCGGCACCGTGACGGCCTGCTCGTACGCCCGGTCTCGGCGTGCGGCGTCCACCCCGGCGAGCACGGCCACGAGCGCCACCACGACGAGCCCCGCGACCCCCCAGAGCACCGCGTGCCGCCGCAGGATCCCCGGCCGGACGGGACCGGCGTCGTCGGCCGCGCGAGCCGGCTCCTCCTCGGGGTCGGCCTCGTCGCGCTGCGCGCCCGGGTCGACACGCGCGGGATCGCCGACGGGGACCGCGGGTGCGGTCTCCTCGTCGACTTCGACAAGCTGCAGCTGTGCAGCCCGACGACCGCTGGCCATGCCGCCAGCGTAGGGCGACCCGGTCGCGCACGGGCGGCGAACGCCCAGACCGATACCCCGACGTGACCTGCCGGGGCACCGTGGGTCCCGTCGCGGGGAGCCCGGGGGCGGCCTCGCTCGCGTGGCGGGTCAGGACGTCGCGACGAGCCGCATCGCGCAGTCGCCGAACACCACGACCGACCCCGGGCGCAGCCGCACCGGCTGGTCCACGGGGCAGATCACCTGGGCACCGTCCGGCAGCGTCACGACGGTCCCGTTCGTCGAGCCCCGGTCAGCGACCCACACGCCCGACTCCTCGACCGCGATCTGCAGGTGCGTCTTGGAGACCGACCGGCCCGGGTCGACGACCCGCACGAGCTGGACGCCGTCCGTCGCAGCCGCAGGGTTGCGCCCGACGAGCGCGGTGCGCCGCACCTCGACGCGCTGGCCGTCGCTGATCTCCACGACCGCGACCGACACCGGCCCACGGTCCTGCGCGGGCGGCGGGACGGGCGCCAGGTCTCGGCGGCGCGTCGACTCGACGTCCTCGTCGTCGCCCGACGGGTGCGGTACGGGCACGGCGTGCGACGTCGCGAGCGCCTCGGAGGCGGGGGCCGGCGCGGGAGCAGCGGCCGCCGACGGCGGGGGCGGGACCAGCGCCGACGGCGCGACCGCGCCGGGCTGCGCCGCCGCGGGCTGGGGGACGGGACGCGCCCACGAGGGCGTCGCCGGACCGTCGCCGGCGGCCCCGGCACCGGCCGACGCCGCAGGAGCGACGACCGGCGGAGGCGGGACGAGCGGCAGCGCACGCGTGTCGAGGTCCGGACCCGCGCGGTGCGGGGCCAGCGGGGCGAGGACGAGCGGCCGCGGGACGGCACCCGTGACGGTCGGGACGCCCGTCGGACCACCGGTGGGGACGCCGGGCGGCGTCGGCGGCACGGGCGGGACCGCGGGCACGGGCGCCGAGTGCGGCGAGGACGCCACCGGCGAGGGGACGCCGGCGACGGGCGGCGGCGGCACGGGGCCGACGTCCGACGCGGACACGGGCGCGCGGAACGACGTCGTCGTCCCCGCCCGCAGGAGGTCGGCACGTGGCGGCGGAGGAGGCACCGCGGCCGCGCCGTGGCCACCGCGCACGTCGAGCACGAGCGCGCGCGCCGCACGGTCGTGCCAGCCCTGGCGCCGGCCCGACGAGTCGAACAGCGGCGACAGCAGCACGACGACCTGACCGACACCCAGCGCGAGGGAGCCCGCCGCGACGACCAGGCCGCGCAGCAGCACGCGCCACATCCCGATCGGCCGGCGGCTGCGCGCGTCGACCGTCCGCACGCCCAGCAGGCGCCGGCCGATCGTCCAGCCGAGCCGCCCGTGCAGCACCCACTGCACGACGACCAGCACGAGCACCGCCGCCGCGCACGCGGCCGTGACCCACGCCGGGAAGCCGGTCTCGTCGAGCGCGGACGTGCGGCCGTCGGCCGCGGCGGACGCGGAGCGCACGCCTGCCACCACCCACAGCCAGCCGCCCACCAGGAGGGCCAGCAGGCCGTCGACGACCACCGCGACAGCGCGCCGACCGAGCCCGGCAGCGGGGGCTGCCGTCGACTGTCGGATCACCGGGACTCCTTCCTGGACCTGCGAGCGCTGCCCGCCGCGAGCGGGAGCACCTCCTGGGTACGCCGGGCCCGGCGCCGCGCCCGCACCGAGCGCAGCGACAGCCGCGCACGGACCCGACCGCGCCACCCGACGGACGCCCGCATCGTCGCGAGCGCCTCCTCGACCTGCGACCAGTACCGGCCGACGAGCGCGTCGTCGGGCTCACCCGGCCCGAACACCGCGCGGTCCGCACCCCGTGCGAGCGTCGTGACGCGGCCCGAGAGCTCACCCGCGACCGCGTGCCGCCGCTGGCCGGCGTCGGCCGGCGGGGCGAACGCCGCGACCACCGCACGGGCCGCCTCGAGGCGGGTCGCGCTCGGCGGCGGGTCGCGGCGCAGGTCGACGGCCTGGTCGAGCACCTCGTCCCAGCCACCGGCCACGCGCGTCACCGTGTCGCCGCGGCGCCGGCGGCGCCGCCGGCGCGACGCCTTGATCGCGCCGACCACGACGAACGGCGACGCGAGCACCAGCAGCGGGATCCCGACGGCGATCGCGACGACCGCGACCGTGCGCCACAGCGCCGAGTCGTCGTCCTCGTCCTCGGGCTGCTCGGGCGCGGGCTGCTCGGTGTCGTCGTCGGGCGGCGTCACGGCACCGGGCGGCGGCGGAGGCGGCTGGACGACCTGCGGGTTCGGGTCCTCGTTCGTCTCCGTGGGGTCGGTCTCGGGCGTCTTCTCCTTGGGCGGCGTCGCGTCGAACGGCACCCAGCCGTGGCCCGCGAACGCGATCTCGACCCACGCCTGGACGTCGGACCCGGTCACGACGACCGGCTCGCCCTCGGCGACGTCCTCGGTCGTCGGGACGAAGCCCAGCACGACGCGCGCGGGCAGACCCATGGAACGCGCCATGAGCGCCATCGCGGCGGCGTACTGCTCGCCGTCGCCGATCATCTGGTCCGCGCCCAGCAGCGTCCCGATCCGGTCGGCACCGTGGCCCGACAGCGACGCGACCTGGCCCTCGAGCCCGTCGCTGTAGTAGCCCTCGTCGACGAGCCAGTCGGCCAGCGCCGACGCGATCTCCACGGAGCGGCCCGCCTCGCGGGCCACGTCCGCCGCCGTCACCCCGACGATCTCGGGGACGCCCTGCAGCGCGGGCTGCGCGACGTCCGCGGCGGCCGCTGACGCGAGGTCGTCCTCGCCGGGCACGGCCGGCACGACGACGTCGATCTCGTACGTGGCGCCCTTGCGCAGCCCGCCGGTGAGGACGGCCGCACCGGTCGCGTCGTTGTACCGCAGCTGCGACGCCTGGTCGCGACCGAGGTGGAACGACGTCGCGTGGCCGACCGTCGGCAGCCACACGCCGTCGAGCTCACCGACCGTGATGCGCATGGTGCGGCGCTCGCCGCGCACGCTCGTCGGGAGCTCGTCGCCGACGCGCCGGAACTCCCCCGAGCTCTGGGCGGAGCCGTCGCCCGCGACGTTCCAGACGACGCCGTCGTACCGGTCCATGGTCGCGAGCCGCACGCGGTCCCCCGCGCCGAGGCCCTCGACGGTGAGCAGCGTCGACTCGTCGAGGTCCTTGAGGTACTCGCGGAAGCCGGACAGCGGGCTCGCGTAGTCGCGCGGGTCGAACGGCGGGACGATCTCGTCGCGCAGCACGTACCGCTCCTCGTCGCCGACGACGGCGGGCGAGCCGAGCACGGCCGAGCCGACGCCCACGGCCGCGAGCACCCCGAGCGCCACGACGCGTCGCGGCCGCAACGCGCCCGTGCGCCACGCCGCCCAGGTGGGCAGCACGACCGCGAGGACGACGCCCGTGAGGAGCGGCGGGACCGTCGGGAACCGCGTGCCGAGCAGGATGACGACGACCCCGACCGCGACCGGCACCAGCGCGGCCGCCGCCGACCACCGGCCGCGCACGCGCACGGCCGTCGCGACGGCGACGAGCGATCCCACGTACGCGAGCAGCAGCGGGGCCACGAGGAGCGTGCCGCCCGACCCGAGCGGCGGCTGGAGCGTCACGACCTGCGACCAGGACGTCACCGCACCGCGGGCGAGCGCGAGGACGGTCTGCGGCGTGGGCACCACGCCGGCCACGGTCGTCGTGGGCGCCGCGAGCGCGCCGCCCGCCAGTGCGTACGTCGCGAGCGCGACCGCGACGACCGACAGCGCCGACCACCGCGCCCACGCGCCCGCGAGCGCGAGCAGCGTGCCGAGGAGCAGCCCGCCGGCCACCGCGGGGAGCGCGGCACTGCCGCCGTACACCTCCAGCAGCGGCCACAGCACCAGGGCGAGCACCCCGACGAGCACGACCGCGTCCAGCGTCCCCGACGCGAGCGAGCGAGGCCGCCGCCGCGTGGCCGACCGCGGGCGCTGCGCCGGGGCGGGCGCGGGCGAGGTGCGCGGCCGCTCGAGCGTGGCGGTCACGAGACGGCCCTGCGCAGCAGCCGGGGCAGGTCGTCGAGCGCGCCCAGCGTCCCGAGCGTGAGCTGGCCCTGCGTGCGCACCGACACCTCCGCACCGAGCTCGCAGCGCACGACGAGCGTGCGCGTCCCCGCGGGCAGGTGGCGTGTGCCCAGGCGCAGGTCCGCGTCCGTCGGCACCGAGCCGGTCACGAGCACCGCGACCGAGCACTGCGGCGTCTCGCGCACCACGCGCCGGCCGAGCAGCGTCACGTCCGCACCGGTGGGCTCCGGCTCGAGGCCCGAGCAGTCG
The sequence above is a segment of the Cellulomonas palmilytica genome. Coding sequences within it:
- a CDS encoding transglutaminase domain-containing protein is translated as MTATLERPRTSPAPAPAQRPRSATRRRPRSLASGTLDAVVLVGVLALVLWPLLEVYGGSAALPAVAGGLLLGTLLALAGAWARWSALSVVAVALATYALAGGALAAPTTTVAGVVPTPQTVLALARGAVTSWSQVVTLQPPLGSGGTLLVAPLLLAYVGSLVAVATAVRVRGRWSAAAALVPVAVGVVVILLGTRFPTVPPLLTGVVLAVVLPTWAAWRTGALRPRRVVALGVLAAVGVGSAVLGSPAVVGDEERYVLRDEIVPPFDPRDYASPLSGFREYLKDLDESTLLTVEGLGAGDRVRLATMDRYDGVVWNVAGDGSAQSSGEFRRVGDELPTSVRGERRTMRITVGELDGVWLPTVGHATSFHLGRDQASQLRYNDATGAAVLTGGLRKGATYEIDVVVPAVPGEDDLASAAAADVAQPALQGVPEIVGVTAADVAREAGRSVEIASALADWLVDEGYYSDGLEGQVASLSGHGADRIGTLLGADQMIGDGEQYAAAMALMARSMGLPARVVLGFVPTTEDVAEGEPVVVTGSDVQAWVEIAFAGHGWVPFDATPPKEKTPETDPTETNEDPNPQVVQPPPPPPGAVTPPDDDTEQPAPEQPEDEDDDSALWRTVAVVAIAVGIPLLVLASPFVVVGAIKASRRRRRRRRGDTVTRVAGGWDEVLDQAVDLRRDPPPSATRLEAARAVVAAFAPPADAGQRRHAVAGELSGRVTTLARGADRAVFGPGEPDDALVGRYWSQVEEALATMRASVGWRGRVRARLSLRSVRARRRARRTQEVLPLAAGSARRSRKESR
- the leuA gene encoding 2-isopropylmalate synthase yields the protein MSVTPTGASYQQTSPQQPSGMPIHKYRPFHEQIRVDLPDRTWPDTRITKAPRWCAVDLRDGNQALIEPMNPARKLEMFELLVDMGFKEIEVGFPAASQTDFDFVRMLIEEDRIPDDVVIQVLTQSREHLIERTYEAIAGAKQAIVHLYNSTSTLQRDVVFRSDEDGIVDIAVSGARFCKKYEELVPDTEVYYEYSPESYTGTELEFAVRICNAVLEEWQPTPDRPVIINLPATVEMATPNVYADSIEWMSRNLRFRESVVLSLHPHNDRGTAVAAAELGYMAGADRIEGCLFGNGERTGNVCLVTLGMNLFSQGVDPEIDFSDMDRIRRTVERCNQLPVNERHPYGGDLVFTAFSGSHQDAIKKGLDALEARAAALGRTVDDVVWAVPYLPIDPKDVGRSYEAIIRVNSQSGKGGISYLMKSEKDLDLPRRLQIEFSQVVQRHTDQHGTEVTADDLWRIFVDEYLPVEAAKIATPAQEFGDLVPWGRFSLQGTRTTSAQDGPDTLSVDLVDRGEVRTLEGSGNGPVAAFVAALHEVGVDVAVLDYAEHALSAGGDATAAAYVELAIGDQILWGVGIDPSITTASLKAIVSAINRHLR
- a CDS encoding RDD family protein, yielding MIRQSTAAPAAGLGRRAVAVVVDGLLALLVGGWLWVVAGVRSASAAADGRTSALDETGFPAWVTAACAAAVLVLVVVQWVLHGRLGWTIGRRLLGVRTVDARSRRPIGMWRVLLRGLVVAAGSLALGVGQVVVLLSPLFDSSGRRQGWHDRAARALVLDVRGGHGAAAVPPPPPRADLLRAGTTTSFRAPVSASDVGPVPPPPVAGVPSPVASSPHSAPVPAVPPVPPTPPGVPTGGPTGVPTVTGAVPRPLVLAPLAPHRAGPDLDTRALPLVPPPPVVAPAASAGAGAAGDGPATPSWARPVPQPAAAQPGAVAPSALVPPPPSAAAAPAPAPASEALATSHAVPVPHPSGDDEDVESTRRRDLAPVPPPAQDRGPVSVAVVEISDGQRVEVRRTALVGRNPAAATDGVQLVRVVDPGRSVSKTHLQIAVEESGVWVADRGSTNGTVVTLPDGAQVICPVDQPVRLRPGSVVVFGDCAMRLVATS
- a CDS encoding outer membrane protein assembly factor BamB family protein; the protein is MASGRRAAQLQLVEVDEETAPAVPVGDPARVDPGAQRDEADPEEEPARAADDAGPVRPGILRRHAVLWGVAGLVVVALVAVLAGVDAARRDRAYEQAVTVPGLLTPVDGPVHVRWRAPAKPGDGTVLVADDTVVVVTQDSAGRHVTGYEAGTGAQRWTARVTPAQAGAQDVPVQCPSWRDGRVNSLVVCMTGLIEPVYVAGEQVTAGLRIVAFDAATGQDRGSWTRVGTLTGFGRVGDDVVVAVTEPDGRTAVERRDARTGEVRWSYVSRERFSSALAIERSAMELTDQVAVVRGAQIAVLRLDDGTLLRDDARGKALALTPFREGYAAWTPAGAGRLYDRDGGEGPPLPAVPSRLDVDDDSALDVIVVSTGLAVRGLEAETGDELWSLGLRATPRAVVDETLLTSDGGRYAAYDVRTGTPLWSDPSDAPDWPPLTDGSLVLTASRDDGVTTLMARGLRDGAQRWQVELPRQVTQLAAVGGLLVGRTADGIVLLGP